From the genome of Streptomyces sp. V1I1, one region includes:
- a CDS encoding phosphatase PAP2 family protein: MGESTVKTMEGRTATPSPMADEVTEAPSRSRLQQLRSPSRPRIWFEILLIAVSYWTYSLVRNAVPEQKAQALRNADWIWDTEQSLGMAVEQSVNHAVNSVTWLIVSMNYYYATLHFIVTIGVLVWLYRSHPGRYAAARLVLFATTGVALVGYYLYPLAPPRLMNGNDFIDTVLVHHTWGSMASGNLKNMSNQYAAMPSMHIGWSLWCGIIIFALASAPWAKILGLLYPTLTLVVIVATANHFWLDAVGGMICLAFGFVLSYAWFQAYPHQLSRRVPAVEEEASRPRVVRALGFSRR; encoded by the coding sequence ATGGGTGAATCGACCGTGAAGACTATGGAAGGCCGGACGGCCACCCCGTCACCCATGGCGGACGAGGTCACCGAAGCGCCTTCGCGCAGCCGGCTGCAACAGCTACGGTCGCCGAGCCGCCCGCGAATCTGGTTCGAAATCCTGCTGATCGCGGTGAGTTACTGGACGTATTCGCTGGTCCGCAATGCCGTTCCGGAGCAGAAGGCACAGGCACTGCGCAACGCGGACTGGATCTGGGATACCGAGCAGTCACTCGGCATGGCAGTGGAGCAGTCGGTCAACCACGCCGTGAATTCGGTGACATGGCTGATCGTCTCGATGAACTACTACTACGCCACGCTGCATTTCATTGTGACGATCGGCGTGCTGGTGTGGCTCTACCGCAGCCATCCGGGCCGCTATGCGGCTGCCCGTCTTGTCCTGTTCGCCACGACAGGCGTGGCGCTGGTCGGTTACTACCTGTATCCACTCGCGCCGCCCCGGCTGATGAACGGCAACGACTTCATCGACACGGTCCTGGTCCACCACACCTGGGGCTCGATGGCCTCGGGCAACCTGAAGAACATGTCGAACCAGTACGCCGCGATGCCGTCGATGCACATCGGCTGGTCGCTCTGGTGCGGCATCATCATTTTCGCGCTGGCGTCGGCGCCGTGGGCGAAGATCCTCGGTCTGCTCTATCCGACGCTGACGCTGGTCGTCATCGTGGCCACCGCGAACCACTTCTGGCTGGACGCGGTTGGCGGCATGATCTGCCTGGCCTTCGGCTTCGTGTTGTCGTACGCGTGGTTCCAGGCGTATCCGCACCAGCTGTCGCGGCGGGTCCCGGCGGTGGAAGAGGAGGCGAGCCGCCCGCGGGTGGTTCGCGCGCTGGGGTTCTCACGCCGCTAG
- a CDS encoding LacI family DNA-binding transcriptional regulator, producing MTARLADIAAQAGVSEATVSRVLNGKPGVAAATRESVLAALDVLGYERPVRLKQRSAGLVGLITPELDNPIFPALAQVIGQALTRQGYTPVLATQTPGGSTEDELTEMLVDRGVSGIIFVSGLHADTTADMQRYDQLRGQGVPYVLLGGFSPKVKAPFVSPDDRAAMHLAVTHLVSLGHTRIGLAVGPKRFVPVLRKIEGFQQAMEARLGLAPEESEELIQHSLYTLEGGQAAAGALIGLGCTAVVCASDMMALGAIRAARGRGLKVPGDVSVVGFDDSPLIAFTDPPLTTIRQPVQAMGQAAVRTLLEEIGGTPAPHSEFVFMPELVVRGSTASGPVQRPSQGPGGDSRP from the coding sequence GTGACCGCACGGCTTGCCGACATCGCAGCCCAGGCGGGGGTCAGCGAAGCCACAGTCAGCCGCGTGCTCAACGGCAAGCCCGGTGTGGCCGCGGCCACCCGCGAATCCGTACTCGCAGCGCTCGACGTGCTCGGATACGAGCGCCCCGTGCGGCTGAAGCAGCGCAGCGCCGGCCTGGTCGGCCTGATAACGCCGGAGCTCGACAACCCGATCTTCCCGGCGCTCGCCCAGGTCATCGGCCAGGCCCTGACCCGGCAGGGCTACACCCCGGTCCTTGCCACCCAGACCCCGGGCGGCTCCACCGAGGACGAGCTCACCGAAATGCTGGTGGACCGCGGGGTCTCGGGAATCATCTTCGTCTCGGGCCTGCACGCGGACACCACCGCCGACATGCAGCGCTACGACCAGCTGCGCGGACAGGGCGTGCCCTATGTCCTCCTCGGCGGCTTCTCGCCCAAGGTGAAGGCCCCCTTCGTCTCGCCCGACGACCGGGCCGCGATGCATCTCGCCGTGACCCATCTCGTCTCACTCGGCCACACCCGGATCGGCCTGGCGGTCGGCCCGAAGCGTTTCGTTCCCGTACTGCGGAAGATCGAGGGCTTCCAGCAGGCCATGGAGGCCCGACTCGGTCTCGCCCCCGAGGAGTCCGAGGAGCTGATCCAGCACTCCCTCTACACCCTCGAAGGCGGCCAGGCCGCGGCGGGCGCCCTGATCGGGCTCGGGTGCACCGCAGTGGTGTGCGCGAGCGACATGATGGCGCTCGGCGCGATCCGGGCCGCGCGTGGGCGGGGCCTGAAGGTGCCGGGCGACGTCTCTGTGGTGGGCTTCGACGACTCCCCCCTCATAGCGTTCACGGACCCGCCGCTGACCACCATCCGGCAGCCGGTGCAGGCCATGGGACAGGCCGCTGTCCGCACCCTCCTGGAGGAGATCGGCGGGACTCCCGCTCCGCACAGCGAATTCGTCTTCATGCCGGAGCTGGTGGTACGGGGATCGACCGCCTCGGGGCCCGTACAGCGTCCCTCACAGGGACCCGGTGGAGACAGTCGTCCCTAG
- a CDS encoding glycoside hydrolase family 13 protein, protein MTHELAAAIGLPAPTAAEGPHPASSSTEGPGWWRDAVIYQVYVRSFADSDGDGIGDLRGATQRLPYLAQLGIDAVWLTPFYASPQADGGYDVADYRAVDPLFGDLADADDLVRTAHELGLRVIVDVVPNHTSDQHPWFRAALADHAGGAARARYHFRPGKGPAGELPPNDWESVFGGPAWTRTPDGEWYLHLFAPEQPDLDWQNEEVHEEFDSVLRFWLDLGVDGFRVDVAHGMVKAAGLPDIGHKEQARLIGAQTLPFFDQDGVHEIHRSWRRLLDSYPGDRIGVAEAWAPSPDRLALYVRPDELHQAFNFQFLRCPWDPEAMRSVIDESLAATASVGAPTTWVLSNHDVVRHTTRYGGGRQGLRRARAAALLMLALPGSTYIYQGEELGLPEVTDLPDEVRQDPAFFRAAGQDGFRDGCRVPIPWSGQEPPYGFGPGTSWLPQPRTWRELSVAAQTGDPYSTLELYRSALALRRTLPGGPMRWLPGPEGLLALSRTGLVCTLNTTGSEIELPLPGRLLISSAAMEPVGDTARIPADCCAWWAI, encoded by the coding sequence ATGACCCACGAGCTCGCTGCCGCCATCGGCCTTCCGGCCCCCACGGCCGCCGAAGGGCCGCACCCTGCAAGCTCTTCCACCGAGGGCCCGGGCTGGTGGCGAGATGCCGTCATCTACCAGGTGTACGTGCGCTCCTTCGCCGACAGTGACGGTGACGGCATCGGCGATCTGCGCGGGGCCACCCAGCGTCTGCCGTATCTCGCACAGCTGGGCATCGACGCCGTCTGGCTCACGCCCTTCTACGCCTCCCCGCAGGCCGACGGCGGCTACGACGTCGCCGACTACCGGGCCGTCGACCCGCTCTTCGGGGATCTCGCCGACGCGGACGATCTCGTGCGCACCGCCCACGAGTTGGGCCTGAGGGTGATCGTGGACGTCGTCCCCAACCACACGTCGGACCAGCACCCGTGGTTCCGGGCCGCGCTCGCGGACCATGCCGGAGGAGCGGCCCGCGCGCGCTACCACTTCCGGCCCGGCAAGGGCCCTGCCGGCGAGCTGCCACCCAACGACTGGGAGTCGGTCTTCGGCGGCCCCGCCTGGACCCGGACCCCGGACGGTGAGTGGTACCTCCACCTCTTCGCGCCCGAGCAGCCCGACCTCGACTGGCAGAACGAGGAGGTGCACGAGGAGTTCGACTCGGTGCTGCGTTTCTGGCTGGACCTCGGCGTGGACGGCTTCCGCGTCGATGTCGCGCACGGCATGGTCAAGGCGGCCGGACTGCCGGACATCGGCCACAAGGAACAGGCCAGGCTCATCGGCGCACAGACACTGCCCTTCTTCGACCAGGACGGGGTGCACGAGATCCACCGCTCCTGGCGCAGGCTCCTCGACTCCTACCCGGGGGACCGGATCGGCGTCGCCGAGGCCTGGGCCCCAAGCCCGGACCGGCTCGCGCTTTACGTACGCCCCGACGAGCTGCACCAGGCCTTCAACTTCCAGTTTCTGCGGTGCCCTTGGGACCCCGAGGCGATGCGCAGTGTGATCGACGAGTCACTGGCCGCCACCGCCTCGGTGGGGGCGCCGACCACCTGGGTGCTCTCCAACCACGACGTGGTTCGCCACACCACCCGCTACGGCGGCGGCCGGCAGGGGCTGCGCCGGGCCCGCGCGGCCGCGCTGCTCATGCTCGCGCTGCCCGGTTCGACATACATCTACCAGGGCGAGGAGCTCGGACTGCCCGAGGTCACCGACCTGCCGGACGAGGTGCGCCAGGACCCCGCCTTCTTCCGGGCGGCGGGGCAGGACGGCTTCCGCGACGGCTGCCGGGTGCCGATCCCGTGGTCGGGCCAGGAGCCGCCGTACGGCTTCGGCCCCGGAACGAGCTGGCTGCCCCAGCCCCGGACCTGGCGGGAGCTGTCCGTGGCGGCACAGACCGGCGACCCGTACTCGACGCTCGAGCTCTACCGCTCGGCGCTGGCGCTGCGCCGTACGCTGCCGGGCGGCCCGATGCGGTGGCTGCCGGGGCCCGAAGGGCTGCTCGCGCTGTCCCGCACGGGCCTGGTCTGCACCCTCAACACCACGGGATCGGAGATCGAACTGCCCCTGCCGGGACGGCTGCTGATCTCCTCCGCGGCCATGGAGCCGGTGGGTGACACAGCCCGTATTCCGGCTGATTGCTGTGCGTGGTGGGCAATCTGA
- a CDS encoding extracellular solute-binding protein gives MRRGIAATALVAALALAATACGGGDSGDKAAGPVTLTWWDTSNATNEAPTYKAMIAEFEKANKDIKVKYVNVPFDQAQNKFQTAAGSKGAPDIIRAEVGWTASWAKSQFLAPLDGTDALKDTGDITPSLLKQAQYQGKTYGAPFVTDSLGLMWNKEILKKAGYDKAPTTWDEVKKVSKAVKEKAGVDGFQLRADAYFELPFLFGEGTDMVDAAGKKITVNSPEAVKAVDQSKALLASPGVAKLDVTADSYAHMMDAFNTGKVAMIVQGPWELTNIYKGAAFKDKANLGISGVPAGSTGKAGAPTGGHNLAVYAGSDKAHQVAAQKFVGFMTSGETQAKIALKNGTLPTRTSAYTAEVKATPGIAEFQSILSGSARPRPELPEYSSLFADLGTNLTAILQGKVSTQKGLDTTAESYKKLLKDFS, from the coding sequence ATGCGGCGTGGCATAGCGGCCACCGCGCTGGTAGCGGCACTGGCACTGGCAGCGACGGCGTGCGGTGGGGGCGACAGCGGTGACAAGGCCGCCGGCCCGGTCACCCTGACCTGGTGGGACACGTCCAACGCGACGAACGAGGCGCCGACGTACAAGGCGATGATCGCCGAGTTCGAGAAGGCGAACAAGGACATCAAGGTCAAGTACGTCAACGTCCCGTTCGACCAGGCGCAGAACAAGTTCCAGACCGCGGCCGGCAGCAAGGGCGCTCCCGACATCATCCGCGCCGAGGTCGGCTGGACCGCCTCGTGGGCGAAGTCGCAGTTCCTGGCCCCGCTGGACGGCACGGACGCGCTCAAGGACACCGGGGACATCACTCCCTCGCTGCTCAAGCAGGCCCAGTACCAGGGCAAGACCTACGGTGCCCCGTTCGTCACCGACTCCCTCGGCCTGATGTGGAACAAGGAGATTCTGAAGAAGGCCGGCTACGACAAGGCGCCGACCACCTGGGACGAGGTCAAGAAGGTCTCCAAGGCGGTCAAGGAGAAGGCCGGAGTCGACGGCTTCCAGCTCCGCGCCGACGCCTACTTCGAGCTGCCCTTCCTCTTCGGCGAGGGCACCGACATGGTCGACGCCGCCGGGAAGAAGATCACGGTCAACTCGCCCGAGGCCGTCAAGGCCGTCGACCAGAGCAAGGCTCTGCTCGCCTCGCCGGGTGTCGCCAAGCTCGATGTGACCGCCGACTCCTACGCCCACATGATGGACGCGTTCAACACCGGCAAGGTCGCGATGATCGTCCAGGGCCCGTGGGAGCTGACGAACATCTACAAGGGCGCCGCCTTCAAGGACAAGGCCAACCTCGGCATCTCCGGCGTCCCGGCCGGCTCCACCGGCAAGGCCGGCGCCCCGACCGGCGGCCACAACCTCGCCGTCTACGCCGGCTCCGACAAGGCGCACCAGGTCGCGGCCCAGAAGTTCGTCGGCTTCATGACCTCGGGTGAGACCCAGGCCAAGATCGCGCTGAAGAACGGCACCCTGCCGACCCGGACCTCCGCCTACACCGCCGAGGTCAAGGCCACCCCGGGCATCGCCGAGTTCCAGAGCATCCTCTCCGGCTCCGCCCGGCCCCGTCCGGAACTGCCCGAATACAGCTCGCTCTTCGCCGACCTCGGCACCAACCTCACCGCGATCCTTCAGGGCAAGGTGAGCACCCAGAAGGGCCTCGACACCACCGCCGAGTCCTACAAGAAGCTGCTCAAGGACTTCTCCTAA
- a CDS encoding carbohydrate ABC transporter permease, which produces MTVAVEGGSRKTQPGNAPRPGPMSRIRQSYNRNWYAWAMVAPVVAVIGVLVLYPLGRGIYLSLTDADSTNVGRTIGVNKIPDSFSWVGFDNYTEILSGGDHQFWPHFTWTIVWTIVCVALHYGIGLGLAQLLNRKMRGRTFYRMVLILPWAVPTFVTVFAWRLILADDGGVLNMALEWAHLPTPAWLSDPFWQKTAAIMVNTWVGVPFMMVSLLGGLQSIPPELYEAAEVDGATPWQRFRYVTLPGLRSVSSTVVLLGVIWTFNQFVVIFLLFGNNSGTEAQILVTWAYRLGFGQDPRDYAGSAAYGVIILSMLIVFASFYRRWLARNEKAA; this is translated from the coding sequence ATGACCGTCGCCGTCGAGGGCGGAAGCCGAAAGACCCAGCCTGGCAATGCACCGCGCCCCGGGCCGATGAGCCGTATCAGGCAGTCGTACAACCGGAATTGGTATGCCTGGGCGATGGTGGCCCCGGTCGTCGCGGTCATCGGCGTGCTGGTGCTCTACCCCCTGGGCCGCGGCATCTACCTGTCGCTGACCGATGCCGACAGCACCAACGTGGGCCGGACCATCGGCGTCAACAAGATCCCCGACAGCTTCTCGTGGGTGGGCTTCGACAACTACACGGAGATCCTCTCCGGCGGCGACCACCAGTTCTGGCCCCACTTCACCTGGACCATCGTCTGGACGATCGTCTGTGTGGCCCTGCACTACGGGATCGGCCTGGGGCTCGCCCAGCTGCTGAACCGCAAGATGCGCGGCCGCACCTTCTACCGGATGGTCCTGATCCTGCCGTGGGCGGTGCCGACCTTTGTCACCGTCTTCGCCTGGCGGCTGATCCTCGCCGACGACGGCGGCGTCCTCAACATGGCTCTGGAATGGGCCCACTTGCCCACCCCGGCCTGGCTCAGCGACCCCTTCTGGCAGAAGACCGCCGCCATCATGGTCAACACCTGGGTCGGCGTCCCCTTCATGATGGTCTCTCTCCTCGGCGGCCTGCAGTCGATCCCGCCCGAGCTCTACGAGGCCGCCGAGGTGGACGGCGCAACCCCCTGGCAGCGCTTCCGCTATGTGACGCTGCCCGGCCTGCGCTCGGTCAGCAGCACGGTCGTCCTGCTCGGAGTCATCTGGACCTTCAACCAGTTCGTCGTCATCTTCCTGCTGTTCGGCAACAACTCGGGCACCGAAGCCCAGATCCTCGTCACCTGGGCGTACCGCCTCGGCTTCGGACAGGACCCGCGCGACTACGCCGGCTCCGCCGCATACGGCGTCATCATCCTGTCGATGCTCATCGTCTTCGCCTCCTTCTACCGGCGCTGGCTGGCCCGCAACGAGAAGGCCGCCTGA
- a CDS encoding sugar ABC transporter permease yields MSTTAGLPVAGAAEAATAVPPRKRPASKRQVKRGERPRSASVLIHTVLIIASFIAAFPIGWIAWISLGPDKTDFLHPGEIADKISFENYTTVLNDTSFLQWFVNSLIVALGTCLLGVFIAASSGYAVSRMRFPGHRQLMWTFLVTQMFPVAILMVPLYNILANLGLLDTYWALILVYCTTAIPYCAWLLKGYFDTIPAEIDEAGRIDGLTPFGTFYRLILPLARPGLAVAAFYTFLTAWAEVAYASVFMLSDDKYTLAIGLTTFISEHDTQWDLMAATSVLIAIPASLFFYLVQRHLVTGLTAGAAKS; encoded by the coding sequence ATGAGCACCACAGCAGGTCTCCCGGTCGCGGGAGCGGCCGAAGCGGCCACCGCCGTCCCGCCCCGCAAGCGCCCCGCGAGCAAGCGGCAGGTGAAGCGCGGAGAGCGTCCCCGTTCCGCATCCGTGCTGATCCACACCGTGCTGATCATCGCGAGCTTCATCGCGGCCTTCCCGATCGGCTGGATCGCCTGGATCTCGCTCGGCCCGGACAAGACCGACTTCCTCCACCCCGGCGAGATCGCCGACAAGATCAGCTTCGAGAACTACACGACGGTCCTGAACGACACGTCGTTCCTCCAGTGGTTCGTCAACTCGCTGATCGTCGCGCTCGGTACCTGCCTGCTCGGCGTCTTCATCGCCGCCAGCTCCGGCTACGCGGTCTCCCGGATGCGCTTCCCCGGCCACCGCCAGCTGATGTGGACCTTCCTGGTCACCCAGATGTTCCCGGTCGCCATCCTCATGGTGCCGCTCTACAACATCCTGGCCAACCTGGGTCTGCTGGACACCTACTGGGCCCTGATCCTGGTCTACTGCACCACGGCGATCCCGTACTGCGCCTGGCTGCTCAAGGGGTACTTCGACACCATCCCCGCGGAGATCGACGAAGCCGGCCGGATCGACGGGCTCACCCCGTTCGGCACCTTCTACCGGCTGATCCTGCCGCTCGCCCGGCCGGGCCTGGCGGTGGCCGCGTTCTACACCTTCCTCACCGCCTGGGCCGAGGTCGCCTATGCGTCGGTGTTCATGCTCAGCGACGACAAGTACACCCTCGCCATCGGCCTGACCACCTTCATCAGCGAGCACGACACCCAGTGGGACCTGATGGCCGCGACCTCTGTGCTCATCGCCATCCCCGCGTCGCTGTTCTTCTACCTGGTCCAGCGCCACCTGGTCACCGGCCTCACCGCCGGCGCCGCCAAGTCCTGA
- a CDS encoding glycoside hydrolase family 13 protein, with product MTQYLADAHHADLPADCADWWRDAVIYQVYPRSFADGNGDGMGDLPGIRSRLPYLKELGVDAVWLSPFYASPQADAGYDVADYRAIDPMFGTLLDADALIRDAHDLGLRIIVDLVPNHSSDAHEWFKRALKEGPGSPLRDRYHFRPGKGADGELPPNDWESIFGGPAWTRTRNPDGTLGDWYLHLFAPEQPDFNWEHPAVADEFRSILRFWLDMGVDGFRIDVAHGLVKAAGLPDLGSGDQLKLLGSGNDGTPFFDQDGVHEIYRAWRTILDEYPGDRIAVAEAWTPTVERTANYVRPDELHQAFNFQYLGTHWDAAELRRVIDTSLDAMRPVGAPATWVLSNHDVTRHATRFAGPAAGTQIREAGDRELGLRRARAATLLMLALPGSAYLYQGEELGLPDVTDLPDEVRQDPAFGRTEGQDGFRDGCRVPIPWTAEGSSYGFGAGGSWLPQPESWAGLSVEAQTGDPDSTLELYRSALAARREHPALGAGDAVEWLDAPEGVLALRRPGGFVCTVNTTGAAVRIPAPGRVLLASGAAEPADGETELPADSAVWWTV from the coding sequence ATGACCCAGTACCTGGCTGACGCCCATCACGCCGACCTGCCCGCGGATTGCGCGGACTGGTGGAGAGACGCCGTCATCTACCAGGTGTACCCCCGCAGCTTCGCCGACGGGAACGGCGACGGCATGGGCGACCTTCCGGGCATCCGCAGCCGACTGCCGTACCTCAAGGAACTCGGCGTCGACGCCGTGTGGCTGAGCCCCTTCTACGCATCGCCGCAGGCCGACGCCGGCTACGACGTCGCCGACTACCGGGCCATCGACCCGATGTTCGGCACGCTCCTGGACGCCGACGCACTGATCCGGGACGCGCACGACCTCGGGCTGCGCATCATCGTCGACCTGGTGCCCAACCACTCCTCCGACGCCCACGAATGGTTCAAGCGCGCGCTGAAGGAGGGCCCGGGATCCCCGCTGCGCGACCGCTACCACTTCCGTCCCGGCAAGGGCGCCGACGGTGAACTGCCGCCCAACGACTGGGAGTCCATCTTCGGCGGCCCGGCCTGGACCCGTACGCGGAACCCGGACGGCACCCTGGGCGACTGGTACCTGCATCTCTTCGCCCCCGAGCAGCCCGACTTCAACTGGGAACACCCGGCCGTCGCCGACGAGTTCCGCTCGATCCTGCGCTTCTGGCTCGACATGGGCGTCGACGGCTTCCGCATCGACGTCGCCCACGGCCTGGTCAAGGCGGCGGGTCTGCCCGACCTGGGCTCCGGCGACCAGCTCAAACTGCTGGGCAGCGGTAACGATGGCACGCCGTTCTTCGACCAGGACGGTGTCCACGAGATCTACCGCGCCTGGCGCACGATCCTGGACGAGTACCCCGGCGACCGCATCGCGGTGGCCGAGGCATGGACCCCCACCGTCGAGCGCACCGCCAACTACGTGCGCCCCGACGAGCTGCACCAGGCCTTCAACTTCCAGTACCTGGGCACCCACTGGGACGCGGCCGAGCTGCGCCGGGTCATCGATACGTCGCTTGACGCCATGCGGCCCGTCGGCGCCCCGGCCACCTGGGTGCTCTCCAACCACGATGTGACCCGGCACGCCACCCGCTTCGCGGGCCCGGCGGCCGGAACCCAGATCCGCGAGGCCGGCGACCGTGAACTGGGTCTGCGACGGGCCCGCGCCGCCACCCTGCTGATGCTGGCGCTGCCCGGCTCCGCCTACCTCTACCAGGGCGAGGAGCTCGGACTCCCCGACGTCACCGACCTGCCCGACGAGGTCCGCCAGGACCCGGCGTTCGGCCGCACCGAGGGCCAGGACGGCTTCCGCGACGGCTGCCGGGTGCCGATCCCGTGGACCGCCGAGGGAAGTTCGTACGGCTTCGGCGCGGGCGGCAGCTGGCTGCCCCAGCCGGAGAGCTGGGCCGGGCTCAGCGTCGAGGCGCAGACCGGCGACCCGGACTCGACACTGGAGCTGTACCGCAGCGCCCTCGCGGCCCGCCGTGAGCACCCCGCGCTGGGCGCGGGCGACGCGGTCGAGTGGCTGGACGCCCCCGAGGGCGTGCTCGCCCTGCGGCGCCCGGGCGGCTTCGTCTGCACGGTCAACACGACGGGCGCGGCCGTACGGATACCGGCACCGGGCCGTGTCCTGCTGGCCAGCGGTGCCGCGGAGCCGGCCGACGGCGAGACCGAACTGCCCGCGGACAGCGCTGTGTGGTGGACGGTGTGA
- a CDS encoding LacI family DNA-binding transcriptional regulator encodes MVDGVTISPSRVGAVQSGAAPRLADIAAQASVSEATASRVMNGKPGVASGTRQRVLAALDVLGYERPVRLRQRSAGLIGLLTPELTNPIFPAFAQAVEQVLAGHGYTPVLCTQLPGGATEEELVEQLQESGVNGIVFLSGQHSDTSADHARYAELVDRGVPFVLINGYSERVSAPCVSCDDRAAMRTAVHHLAELGHERIGLAIGPLRYVPAHRKAEGFTDGLRSILGYTAAAAEQLVQRSLFSVEGGHAAAGALLDKGCTAIVCGSDMMALGVIRAARERGLDVPYDLSVVGFDDSQLVAFTDPPLTTLRQPVKAMAAAAVGALLEELQGSPVQSTEYVFQPELVVRGTTAQARR; translated from the coding sequence GTGGTGGACGGTGTGACGATCTCCCCGTCGCGGGTCGGCGCCGTCCAGTCCGGCGCCGCCCCGCGGCTCGCGGACATCGCGGCCCAGGCGTCTGTCAGTGAGGCGACCGCCAGCCGGGTCATGAACGGCAAACCGGGGGTGGCGAGCGGCACCCGTCAGCGGGTGCTCGCGGCGCTCGACGTGCTCGGATACGAGAGGCCGGTGCGGCTGCGGCAGCGCAGCGCGGGCCTCATCGGCCTGCTGACCCCCGAGCTCACCAACCCGATCTTCCCCGCCTTCGCCCAGGCCGTCGAGCAGGTCCTGGCCGGGCACGGCTACACCCCGGTGCTCTGCACCCAGCTGCCGGGCGGCGCAACCGAGGAGGAGCTGGTCGAACAGCTCCAGGAGAGCGGTGTCAACGGCATCGTGTTCCTGTCCGGGCAGCACTCCGACACCTCGGCCGATCACGCACGGTACGCCGAACTCGTGGACCGGGGAGTCCCGTTCGTCCTCATCAACGGCTACAGCGAGCGCGTCAGCGCGCCGTGTGTCTCCTGCGACGACCGGGCGGCGATGCGCACGGCCGTGCACCATCTGGCCGAGCTGGGGCACGAGCGGATCGGCCTCGCGATCGGCCCCCTCCGCTATGTGCCGGCCCACCGCAAGGCCGAGGGCTTCACCGACGGTCTCCGCTCCATCCTGGGCTACACCGCCGCGGCGGCCGAACAGTTGGTCCAGCGCTCGCTGTTCAGCGTCGAGGGTGGCCACGCGGCGGCCGGTGCGCTGCTGGACAAGGGGTGCACCGCCATCGTCTGCGGCAGCGACATGATGGCTCTCGGCGTCATCCGGGCGGCCCGGGAGCGCGGCCTCGATGTGCCGTACGACCTCTCGGTGGTCGGGTTCGACGACTCGCAGCTGGTGGCGTTCACGGATCCGCCGCTGACCACGCTGCGCCAGCCGGTGAAGGCGATGGCGGCCGCGGCGGTCGGCGCGCTGCTGGAGGAGTTGCAGGGAAGTCCCGTACAGAGCACGGAATATGTGTTCCAGCCCGAGCTCGTGGTCCGGGGCACCACCGCGCAGGCACGCCGGTAG